DNA sequence from the Ovis canadensis isolate MfBH-ARS-UI-01 breed Bighorn chromosome 2, ARS-UI_OviCan_v2, whole genome shotgun sequence genome:
CTAACTCCTGGCTTCCTTATTTGTAAATCAGAATTGTGAGTCATATTGTATTGTGAGTCAGTTTGTATTGTCATAGCCCAGGGAATCTTATCTGGCCTGAAATGGGAGAAAGATGAGAGAAGAGATAGCAATAGAGTTTGAACAGTAGGTGGTCACTTCGAAGGGGAGGTGGTGTGTGCAGGAGGGCTTTAGAAAGTAAAACTGATAGTTGACTTGGTGACTATGAACAAGGCATTGCAGATTTTCTAGCAAAGATAACAGAGTTTGCACCTTTGTTTGTAGGTGCAATTGGAGATATCAGGTAGAGCCCTCTGGAGGACAGCTGGAGAATCTACTTTCAAGAATTCAGACCATTTCTCCGCTGTCCTTACTACCAATTAGGTTGAATGAAAGTAAACTGGCCATAGAGTAGACTGCTATTTTCTCTTTCCCGTTTATTTGCTTTTCAGGAGAATCTGTGTTATATAGTATCAGGAAGAAACTCATATCATCCATGTGGCCTCAGATAAAGATATGTTGTATGGACTCCACTGGGAAATCTTGTGCATCAAGAATCTGAGTTTCagagagttttgttttgtcttgcttttttctttttaagaatcatAAGATATAACAAGACAAGTGAATAGTCATGCAGAAAGTTGGTGAATAGCCATATGTTAATCCTGCTACCTATCAAATTGGTttctagaagggaaaaaaaatgtcagaaTGAATTAAATCAGTTTGAAATAACTCAGTCACAAGACCATCTTGTGAATTCCCATGTTATAAACTGTGCAATAGTCTGTGgcaataaaattaatgaattacaGCTTTGGAATGGGTGATTTCAAAAGCAGGTACAGaagaaaatagtaatagtaatatacTTTGCAAAAGGTATATATGTAACAGTCCACAATGTTACTTAGAAAGTTACTATTTCTGCCAAGGTTTTTGTTGTATAggtgaaataagaggaaaaaatagccaaataaccaaaaacaaagcaagtcctaaacaaagaaagatgagacaaagaaaaaggtaccaataaaattttcaaaaaaataaaaggtaaatagacacaaaagacattttcagaaaaaaaaaacctgtaagaatAAAGCAAGCAGATTAAATTCATGACACGTGTGCACAAAGGAAAACttctaaagaagaaacaaagaaaaagagaactaaAAATCACAATAAGAATATAACCTTGCTGATTATCACTTTATTCCTTGGAAACCCTCTATCAATAAAGTAAACCACAACTTTGTCGAATACAAACAAATATACAAGTGTGCATTAAACTCAAGAAAGAAATTGAATAAAAAACCAACACCCATCTTTGGGTGAGGGGACAATGaatgctttttccttctttggagTTTTCTGTGCTTGAGCTAAATTTCTTACAGGAAGATACACTACTTTCCTAATGGACAGGAATGAGCTCTATTAAAAATGAAGCTCTCAACCGCAgttcatattaaaatttaatacaGCAGAGGCTTATTCTGCTGCCAGCTAATTCAGGAACTGAACAGGGTGGCATTCTTTCCGGTACAATATGTAATACAAGCTTTCCCCGTGAGGAAGAGTAGTTACCTCCGGTTATCTGGCACGTTTTCTCGCCTGCCTTTCCCTTCACTCAGTTTCTACCCAATCCAGGAGTTCtgcccagtctttttttttttttttttctgagaaataagCAGCATGGTACCCATGTCTGCCACTATTCTTTGCTATTTGGGTCTCTTGGGGGCTTGGGCGTTGCACTCCTCTGGGTCCCAGGGTCTGAGAAGAGACTGGAGATTTCTCTTCGCCCATCGTGGACCTCAGACACCCCCACTGCCCTCCGCCCGCTCACACATGCGTTCCAGGATTCGGTGGATGCTGCTGAAACTGGGTCTATCTGCAGGCACCTTGCTCCAACACAGACGCATGAGATTGTACAGCTCCAGGGGGCAGTTCTCCGGGCAGGAGAGGATGTTACCATCCCGCACGTAGTAGATGACCTCCTCGTGGGCCATCCCATAGTAGGGCTGCAGGCCGTAGGAGAAGATCTCCCAAAGGACCACCCCGTAGGCCCAAACGTCAGACTCCGTGGTGTAGCGGTTGTAGAAGATGGACTCGGGGGGCATCCAACGGATGGGGATGGCGTCGTTTTCATTGGCTTTGTAGTAGTCCGCCGAGTAGATGTTTCTAGAGAGGCCGAAGTCGGCGATTTTCACCACCATGTTCTCACCCACCAGGCAGTTCCTGGTGGCCAAATCGCGGTGGACAAACTTGCGCTCGGAGAGGTAGGCCATGCCCGCGGCCACCTGCCTGGCGATGCACAGCTGCTCCGCGCAGGAgaggggcggggggccggggctGGAGGCCTGTGACCCGGGGGACAGGTCGCTGGGACTGAGGCCGCGTCCGGGGTGTGGGGCCATGCTGCGGAGGAACTCATTGAGGTCCCCGTAGGCCATGTATTCAAAGAGCAAGCACATGGGCTTCCCCACTGCGCACACTCCTGCAACCAAAATAGGCCCCTTGTTAGAGGTTGCGTTTCTTAAGTACACATTGGAAAACATTGTCCAAAAGCAAATGACCAGATCAGAGGTGGGGCTTTGGTTTTCTATTGACAGCGTCATAGTCGAACCCTGACCCCCTTTCTTTgtataaacatctacttctcttttAAGATTCAGTTGATTTATCCCTCCTCTGAGGGGGCCTCTGTGCCTGACCTTTCCTGGATCAGATTTTCCTTCCATTATTATTTATCCTTAGTCCTGCATCCTACTTACCAGCCTGTTATAATTATCCATTCAGcttaggtttttttcccccaacatttTATCCCTTTAAAAATAGAGATTATGTCTTAAGTCTTCTTTCAATTCCACACACCTACCACGTTCCTGGTGAGCAAGTATTCCATAAATATTAAGCAAATGAATTTATGAATAGATGTTTTCTTTGAGTATGTAATACAATTGCTCTgtttttctgcttcctttctgAAGGAGCATGGTAAGGAAactattttgtgaaatttgaaaaagggggaaaaaacagtcAGATCTCAGATGAAATATTCAGGTTACTGCAGTTAAACATTTAGGTAAATTtacaaacttttattttccagaaagaagaaaatgttaatataaatagAACCTTAGATTTAGTaccaaaaagttcagttcagttcagttgctcagtcgtgtctgactttttgcgtaCCAGAAAGGCATTTGTTAATTCCAAAATTCTTCTGCATTTGAGAGGGAAACTGGTCAACTTGAAATATTAGGTCAGAGGGTCACAATTTCACACCAGCATACAAATAGATTATTAACTCCAtgattttttcaggcaaaaattagAAGTTTCTGttcaaaaaggaaaggaaatgagaatACTATTATCTTGGCTTGTTTCTTTTGGGGTTAGCTTTTAATTCTAGGGACTTTAGCAATTGGTATATTTATAtcaactatataaaataaatgaacaattaaaatataaaattggtAAAAGAAAGTTAATGAAGCGACAAAACACTtctcagaaaatttttaaaactctaatcTTTTGAACTTAGGTGATTTAAGGAAATATTCTACTCCCTGGTACAGAAAATATTCTATAGGGAGGAACAGAGACATCTCTCTGAtcaaggaatgaaagaaaaaacagaagtgaagtttaaaggagaaaaaacttGCAAGTCTCTGTTTTCTGATGCATACATTTCTCCACTTGTACCTAAGAGTTCCATACCTAAGAGTTTCACAATATTAGGATTATCAAATTCTGCCATGAGGGCTGCCTCCCTCTGAAAATCTGCTTGCATATCTGCTGAGGCTTCTTCTTTGAGCATCTTCACTGCCACCATTGTGAAAGGTTCGTAGGGAAGTAAGCCTGGAGCcctgagaaatacatttattgagcaagaaatcaaagatcaggaggattccacataGTCACATGATAACTACCCATGTTTGTACACATCCCCCCACTCATGCAGCCTTTCCCAAAGCCACAGAACCAAAGAAAGATGCCAACGGCAGGTCACACTTAAAACTTCTTGATTCCAATTAAAAATCACTAATGTTATTTTCAACACAGATTAAGGTTGAAGATgcattatttataaataacaGGAAATCAGAAGTACCCAGATGATGATTACCATTGTAATCCCTTAATCTCTGGCTAGAATCTAAATTCCTAGAAGGCAGGAACCGTGactttttcatctttatatttaaaggcCTAAAAGTGTCCCTTTCAACTTTTTGCATTCATGCTAAgtagtttcagttgtgtccagctttttgtgacccaatggactgtagccctccaggctcctctgtccatgggattcttcaggcaagaacactggagtgggtcgccatgccctcctccaggggatcttcctgacccaaggattgaacctgcgtctctttcatctcctgcattggcaggcaggttctttatcactagtgcccgCCGGGgagcccttcttttttttttttttttggttcccaataaatatttgcatgAGATTTTCATTAATCATGTAACCTCCATACTAGGGCCACTATATGTAGAGATAATGTTGTGTCCTGCCCAAGAGCAACAGGCCAAAGTGACAATCAGTGATTAAAACCAAGTCTACATTCTGTGGCCAAGCTGTGTGTCTGTGGAGCTACATGAAGAGAAGTTATGTTATTCCAGCTCATACAAAGACATTAATTGGGCTAGCATTGGCCCTAATACATACTCCTTTCTTGAGCACATTGGTATCTTTCATTTTTAcattacttttttcccttttctgtcttGCCATTCTGTGAACATCTATTTAATATCTACGCATGTCAGGCTCTGAGTTCTTAAACTGAAACATTagttcaaagaaaattttaaatgaagactATAGCAATTTAAAATGGGagattttagaaatattattaaAAGCAATGCAAgaaattgatttaaaatgtcTGACAAAATTCTCTtctgaaaaatattcaattttgCAAATTGCTTATCATCAGAACACTTTATAAAGATTCTCTCCATAAATACAACCCTATTTTCCAGCAAAGAGGGAAAATTATCAAGACTCAAACTACAGTACCCAAAACAATAAGGTGAATGATGTGAAGATTTAGCTAATTTGATAATAAATATTATGCATAATTACATAGACATCAAGTTTATGGCCTGGTAACTATTCAGACACAAGGTGTTTTAGtggatagatttttttcttaagtgagCAACTTTACCTTGCTTGAAAGACCCTTCCAAATGCTCCCTCTCCGATATCTCTCACATATTCAATGTTATTCCTGGGATACTCCAGACTGAGCAATTTGGGATTCAAAAGGAGTGGCATCCTCTGGTACATGGGGTTGGGGTGAAGTCTGTCTAGCAAGAGCTCAGAAGGAAGAGTAGTGAGGGTTACTGCTGCCGATTCTCTGCAGGTAAGACAGATAAGATCAATAATGAGCTGAGGACCAGGTGAGAGCTTTGTACTCAGGTTCAACAGAGACATAGGAGTTTaggaggaaacaaaagaaattatGCTAAGTTTATGAAAGATCCTTCTGTTTTAGAGCAACAAAGAATTTTGGATTGGAGTctaaagatactttttttttctttaggaattttGTCACCATCCAATCTGGTAGTGGCAGTGGGGCTGAGGGAGCTAATGGGGAGCAGGAACAACCATAGTCTTCCAAATTGTGGTTTAGATTCTATCTTCTGCAAGAAACTAACCTTAGGACAAGGAATCCTATGCAAAAAGTCactgacatttttaaagattGTGATGGGGGTGCTTAACTTTAAAACAAGGCAATGGGTGTCATAAAGAGACTGTATATATCCTTCCTCCCATCTCTAGCTTCCTCCCATCtccagtgaaataaataaaaaattttaaagtgttaagTGATTAGCTTAAACTAGAAACtcaccttttcttatttttccattgttttcgtCTTCGGCAGCAATAAAGAGAAGTTATGGTAAGAAGCACAAATATGGCAAAGCTGGACATGATGGAGATGATTACAGTCATAGAGTACGTAggtgagacagagaaggagggCGAGGAGGAGGAAGGCGCATTTGGAATGTCCACACTTGGCTTTGAGGACGTCATTGGCGGGAATGCTGTAAGTCAACAACagtgttttcattcattcttaaACTTTTAAGAAGCAGCTTTTGTATTCAAGTAATCAGCAAACTAAATTTAAGACCATGTATTTATGTATCAGGTTCTCCCTGGTTTTATATCTATAAAGTACAATTGTAAAAACCCAATGAGGTCCAGTTGTAAGTAAATCCAGCTtatgtgtgttagccactcagtcatggccaactctttgtgacccttcagactgtagcccacctgactcctctgtccttgggattctccaggcaagaatactggagtgggttgccattaccttctccaagggatctcctcaacctagggatcgaacctgggtctcctgcattgcaggcagatttttttactgtctgagttatCCAGCTTATAGACTCTTAGAATTTTAAAGATGAGACACAGAAAGAACATGTTTTTTCCAAGACAAATGCAGATCCTGAGTTAGTGTTCTTTACACACATCATGTTGTTTATGACCTGACAACAATCATGGAAAttgttattaaataaaatatttttatgaaattaaagTTAGGATTGTCTGAAGCTGAGCTTTTATACATgtgtattgttgatttacaaaaacaaatggaagaaTGTGGAAAATGGAAATAGTAGGACACAATGAGAAAGCTGGTTCATCTAACAATCAAACTCATTTCAAACTCCTTTTAAAAAGGTCAGTGCAATATACAAATAAGGTAAAATCTGTATTACTGCTGGAAACCAaaactgtgtgtgttagtcactcagttgtgtccaactctttgcgaccctatggactgtacccaaccccctcccccccccaccccccaccacccagtctcctctgtccatggaattctccaggcaagaacactggagtgggttgccattccccttctccagtgaatcttccccacctagggattgaacctgggtctcctgatcattgcaggcaaattctttaccatctgagccactgggaaaaccCCTGATGTCATACTAAATCTCACTAAATCTCTtttctatctgagccaccagggaaaccaaaagGTGTCATACTAAATCTCTCCGTTCATGGGGTGCAAAGTCCATTGTATATCTGTTAAAACCACAGTATCATTAAATGGATTACACTATCATATAAAtggatttaaaattatattttaaatctgtttATTTGATTGAGTAAAGACAACatggatagaaaatattttaataattaaaaagaatgtCTTAATAGTAAAGAATGAACTTTGTATCCTAAAAAGAgagataaactttatttttaaatatttatgggaTATCAATAGACATAATCTTTTTTGTCAGGTCATAATTACTAAGATTATGAATCtaaatttcaaaagaagaaattagGCAGATCTATTCTTTGATCAAAATACAATCAATAGTAGATTAAATAAAATCCAGtaggacatttaaaaaaagaaaaaaattgataaccTTTTAATCAAAGAGTAGAAATTAGCCATAGTTACAGATTACAAAATAACTTCCTAACAGTGTTTATGAGATTTGGCCAAAGATGTGCTCAGTGATAAACTCATAGCATTATCTCCTTCCATCagattaaaagaatgaaagtgaatgagCTGAACATCTAATTCAAGAcactggaaaagaaacaaaatcgacagaaagcaaagaaaaacaggtGATAAAGTAACAGCCATGTACAAGCAGAAATTAATAAGTTAGAATACACAACAGAAATGATAGACTTAAAAATAGGTCAGTAgtcttataaatatttataaagtagtCCAATCAgtggcattttaattttaaaagaaaaagaaaggcacaaACATACAAAATTAGGAATGATAAAGTCATTTTAACAATAGATTCAAAGATCAATAAATATGAAGTAATATATAACTATggagttacatttttaaaatcttgaggGAAATGATAGAAACATATTAATTATCAAATTGAAGaatgaaaaaatctgaaaatagtcATAACCAGGAAATTTAAGTCATTATAGTattatgattatattctttcagtCTTAGAAGAGATACAGTTTTATAATATGTTCCAGTAAGAGAAAAATCTTTCAGGTTGTTTCAGGAAGTTATAATACTAATATCACAACCTGACAATGTTAGCACTGAAGAAAAGTGCACACATAGATTATAGAACATAGATTTAAAAGATCCTAAATGAAATATTAACAATTAACTGCAATatagtaaaacacacacacacagtgatttcATAGAAGGAGCTATATTAATATAACACATCACAAAGTCAAAGGAAAAATTTCATTGCTGTCAATGCTTGAAGCCATTTGAAATAGGATACTTGTAAAAGCAGAGATGATAAGGGATGCCCATGTATGACTTTTTAGTCTAGTTGTGGACACAGTGATTTCTCCCTGAGCACCAACAGCCAAGTAAGTGGGTTTTAAAGCTTATGGAGACCGAGTTCGGTCACCCCTGTGACTCCAGCAGGCACCTAGAACTAGAGGAAGCTCAGcacagcaataaaataaaataaataaagtatctgTGCAGGACCAATGATGGCATTTCTCATCAAGCGTCACAGCAGTGATGGAGATTACAAGActtcccaggttcctctgtgatGGTTTGAAAGCTGCTCTGACTTTCTTTGGACTGAGAcattcaaagatttaaaaaatcaatccaaGATGAGTGGGAGTGAagtgtgagtgaaagtcgctcagtcgtgtctgactctttgcaaccccatggactatacagtccatggaattctccaggccaaaatactggagtgggtatcctttcctcctccaggagatcttcccaacccagggatcgaacccaggtctcccacactgcaggcagattctttgccagctgagccaccagatgaGTGGGAAGGGGGATTTAAATTGGAGAGTGAACCTTTCTGCTGATAAAAAAGCGGAAACAATCATTGAAAGAGAGAGGGGACTATTATTGTTTCTGCATTTCACCAGAGCCATTCATACTATATTTAACATGTGAAGGAATGCAATGAAATTTATGAAATTGGCGGTGTAACCTTATTAGTATATAAAAGGGTAATTTTTTATCAGTACTATCAGAAAATGGAGTTAATTGCATAGTAAGAATAAGCCATGATGATTTAGTAAGATTTCTTTTCAAGATGAAAAATTGGCACAGGTTCAACAAGAATTTTATGCGTTTAATTGTTTATGGGTTTAATTGTTTCTTCTTTCAGGAGAGTTTTACTTTCTCAgttcttgtttattgtttctgaTTGATTTGCCCTCATCTTCCCTAGAGCAATATCAAGTATCTCGTTGGGTCCACCTTATCAATTTGTctccagtttctttccttttaatctttttcttctctcatcaATTTTCTCTCTTTATCCTTTGCCTTTGAACATCAGAGGAgtcttattcactcattcatccacaTATTAAAGGACTTATTAAATGAATATTGATTGTTAAGTGTCAAGGACACTGTGGTGGACATGACGACTCTCTATGTTAAAAGTACTTAGCTGGGAAGCAATTAGAAAACAgataattacaataaaatataaagagtgTTACAAGAGTGGTGAGCACAAGGATGCTTGTGAGAATCCAGGGGTAGCACGAGTCCAGGTTTTGGCATTCTGGCTAGGTTTTCCAGAGTAACTTTTAAGTTAAATATTACGAGTGAGTAGGTGTAACTGGTCAAAGGCATATGTGTGGGTGTGGCAGTGGGGAAGGGGGTAGGGGGAGTCAGGAGAGATAGTATTGCACAAAAAAGGAATAGCATGTGCCAGAGCCTGAATCAAGCAGTCCCCCTGCTTTTCTAAAAGGGTACCTACAAGTTTCATTGTTGAGTTGGGGAAGGTCTATAGATAAGACTGCAGAATTCTTTCCTAGAGATTTTGAGATGACTCCTTTAAAACCATTTGATTTGACCCTGTAAACTATATACTGAAAactagctgtttttaaaaaaaaacacctatctTCCAAAAGAAGGATCAGTTGTCACAAAGAAAGAGCATGAATTGACTCGATGAAGAGAGACTGTACTTTAAGAGAAACTATACTTCTGTCCTAGACATCATGAAATATGGATGTAAATACACGTGTGTGAATCCAGTTACATACACATAAGGTTTCAAGGGCACAAAACACTTTTTTCCTCTATAAAAAATTATGTGATATAAAAATCATGAATGTGAAATCAAAGGGTGATAATTTAAATTGGCTTATTTTATGGCCATAGAAGGGACTCAATAACTTTGGGATGCTCAATAACTTTGGGATGGAAATAGGATTTATACCATTCACTAAATATGGTGCTCTCCATGGCCTAATTAGGAGCTATAAACTGGGATCTCCAATGATCTGCCTTCATGTTCTACCCTGGATGAGTATAGTGAAAAGCCTTTAAGAGAGAGACTGTGCTTTGTCCTAGACATCATGAAATATGGGTGTAAATACGCATGCATGAATCCAGTTACATACACATAAGGTTCAAGGGCACAGACAAAAATACTTACttgttaggttttcttttttataatctgAAGGGGAAAGGATAAAAATTTGTTTTAGGAACATCCCGATAGCTCCTATGTTCTGTGAGAGAGTGCTAAGAAATACAAGTTCcctttcagctttttaatatacaACGGGAAAACATTTTTTGCATTCAAATGTGAAAGGATTGCGTCTTTGGAATGAATCCAGCTGTTAGGGCTAACCACACAGTTCCTTACAAATGAAGTTCATTAAAGCAACATGCAGCCATTCAGCTTTGTTTCGTGAGATCAGCATTTTCAAACATGTGGCTTATTTTTGCATGCTGAAAAATCTGCTTCCTTGGCCAAGAAAGAggactttatttctttattccacTTCTCTGACAAAATATGAGATGTTTCTTAGCCATTGCTCTGCACATTCCAAAAAATGTTACAAGCTGTCATCAGATCTGCTCATGAAGTAAGGTAAGATCTTCAACAGCTCTGAACAgtactctttaatttcttttagaacAAATGGAATAAATCCTTATGCTGGTAACTGGTGCCATTAGGATAGCAGTAGGATTCTGTTATTAGGTATGGAAAGAAGGCAGAActcaaaaaaaatttagaaatgccTAGAAATGataggagatttaaattcacaccTTAGTTTCCTCAAAATAGTAAATTTCTCTGAACCTCCAACATCTCAAGAGAACTCTGTTACCTAAGTATGGCAGTCTGGTACAGGCCATTGGGTCCCAGTGCATGCTGGGGAGTTTGTTGCAGTCTGGCATGGAGAACAGAAGCATCCTGGATCTGTAGAGTCCCCTGTGGGTCTTTTCTTCCACCACCAGCCATTCTTTTGCACAGAAGAGCTCCTTTACTGCCAAGCAGTATTCTCTAAAATGATTTAAGGAGAACAAAATTTAATGAATCATAGCACGCTGAAGCCAAATTGGAGCCTAAATCCTGTATTTTCAAAGCATCATTGTAGTACATTGTCTGTTCTTGCAAAAGTGTCCTTGTATAGATCCTTTTGTAAATAACATGAGACTTAAtgaaatatatagtatattatcCTGTGAGATGAAATACTATCTTGTTTATAAAACATCACTAATGCTACTGGAGGAAAGAACTTTCAAGTTCAAAAGGTAAAAAGATTAGAAATCCCCGGTATGTTTTCTCTCAACTTCATATTAAAATCACTACAAAAGTTCAGAAACAAgttatacagaattttaaaagcacacaCACTATAGTCATGGATCACTGTCAAGCAGTCTCCAGCCCGAGAGATTTTTCTATAATCTCAGGGCTGATGGGCAGAGCTTGAGGAACACAGTCAGTGTCTCTGTGTGCTTTGTTCTTTGAAACAGAGTAGCATCACCTTCCTGGTTGGTTATAGAAGAGCTTGGGGGTCCATACCCTGC
Encoded proteins:
- the MUSK gene encoding muscle, skeletal receptor tyrosine-protein kinase isoform X1; amino-acid sequence: MREFVNIPLVHILTLVAFSGTEKLPKAPVITTPLETVDALVEEVATFMCAVESYPQPEISWTRNKILIKLFDTRYSIRENGQLLTILSVEDSDDGIYCCIANNGVGGAAESCGALQVKMKPKITRPPINVKIIEGLKAVLPCTTMGNPKPSVSWIKGDSALRENSRTAVLESGSLRIHNVQKEDAGHYRCVAKNSLGTAYSKLVKLEVEVFARILRAPESHNVTFGSFVTLRCTATGIPVPTITWIENGNSVSSGSIQESVKDRVIDSRLQLFITKPGLYTCIATNKHGEKFSTAKAAATISIAEWSKPQKDNKGYCAQYRGEVCNAVLAKDALVFFNNSYADPEEAQELLVHTAWNELKAVSPFCRPAAEALLCNHIFQECNPGVVPTPIPICREYCLAVKELFCAKEWLVVEEKTHRGLYRSRMLLFSMPDCNKLPSMHWDPMACTRLPYLDYKKENLTTFPPMTSSKPSVDIPNAPSSSSPSFSVSPTYSMTVIISIMSSFAIFVLLTITSLYCCRRRKQWKNKKRESAAVTLTTLPSELLLDRLHPNPMYQRMPLLLNPKLLSLEYPRNNIEYVRDIGEGAFGRVFQARAPGLLPYEPFTMVAVKMLKEEASADMQADFQREAALMAEFDNPNIVKLLGVCAVGKPMCLLFEYMAYGDLNEFLRSMAPHPGRGLSPSDLSPGSQASSPGPPPLSCAEQLCIARQVAAGMAYLSERKFVHRDLATRNCLVGENMVVKIADFGLSRNIYSADYYKANENDAIPIRWMPPESIFYNRYTTESDVWAYGVVLWEIFSYGLQPYYGMAHEEVIYYVRDGNILSCPENCPLELYNLMRLCWSKVPADRPSFSSIHRILERMCERAEGSGGV
- the MUSK gene encoding muscle, skeletal receptor tyrosine-protein kinase isoform X2, giving the protein MREFVNIPLVHILTLVAFSGTEKLPKAPVITTPLETVDALVEEVATFMCAVESYPQPEISWTRNKILIKLFDTRYSIRENGQLLTILSVEDSDDGIYCCIANNGVGGAAESCGALQVKMKPKITRPPINVKIIEGLKAVLPCTTMGNPKPSVSWIKGDSALRENSRTAVLESGSLRIHNVQKEDAGHYRCVAKNSLGTAYSKLVKLEVEVFARILRAPESHNVTFGSFVTLRCTATGIPVPTITWIENGNSVSSGSIQESVKDRVIDSRLQLFITKPGLYTCIATNKHGEKFSTAKAAATISIAEWSKPQKDNKGYCAQYRGEVCNAVLAKDALVFFNNSYADPEEAQELLVHTAWNELKAVSPFCRPAAEALLCNHIFQECNPGVVPTPIPICREYCLAVKELFCAKEWLVVEEKTHRGLYRSRMLLFSMPDCNKLPSMHWDPMACTRLPYLAFPPMTSSKPSVDIPNAPSSSSPSFSVSPTYSMTVIISIMSSFAIFVLLTITSLYCCRRRKQWKNKKRESAAVTLTTLPSELLLDRLHPNPMYQRMPLLLNPKLLSLEYPRNNIEYVRDIGEGAFGRVFQARAPGLLPYEPFTMVAVKMLKEEASADMQADFQREAALMAEFDNPNIVKLLGVCAVGKPMCLLFEYMAYGDLNEFLRSMAPHPGRGLSPSDLSPGSQASSPGPPPLSCAEQLCIARQVAAGMAYLSERKFVHRDLATRNCLVGENMVVKIADFGLSRNIYSADYYKANENDAIPIRWMPPESIFYNRYTTESDVWAYGVVLWEIFSYGLQPYYGMAHEEVIYYVRDGNILSCPENCPLELYNLMRLCWSKVPADRPSFSSIHRILERMCERAEGSGGV